Below is a window of Myxosarcina sp. GI1 DNA.
ATAATGGCTTGTGCCACTCGGTCATTAATGGTAGGTATGCCTAAAGGACGTTTTTTCCCGTTTGATTTGGGTATGTATATCCTCTTGGTGGGTTTTATTTTCCATACTTGGAAGTCCCAGTTATTTACCAATTTGACTCTTTGTTTTGGGGTTTTAGCCAAGTATCCATCGATACCTGGGGTATTTTTCCCTTTATTAGCTTCGGTGACTCGGCTAACTGACAACATTAAATTGGAGTAGCTGCGTAGCATTAGTTTCATCAGGCTTCTGACCCGATTCCACTGTTTGAGCTTTGTCGCACGATATATTCTCTGTCTTAGGTTCTTAACCTTTTTCATCACCTTTTTCCAGTCAATTTCTGACCAGTTGGTGAGTTTGGTTCTTCTAGCTCCGATGTCCGATTGGACTCTATCTTTCACTATGGGTTCAGTTCCTTTACAAAGTGTCTATCGTTGATAACCTATTGGAATTTAGCACTCTTTCAAGTGGAGCAAATCTAGAACTCCTATCTACCCGCTTATTTGTTCGCGTTGCCTTTCGGCTGGTAGCTTTCGCTTTTTCCGTATCCTTTACCCTCTAGGTGGTTCCGTCTTTCTTACGTCCGACCTACTCATAAATGAGAACCTATAGGGCTTACCGCAGTTTCACATGATTAAGATACAGTTGGGGAGGGTTTTGTCTATATTCCGACGGGGCAGTGTTTCATCGTTATCAAGATATTTTGACCTAATAACCAGCCCGCTTACCATTTTGGTCAGGGTGTATCAACCTCATTTCACCCACTTTAATTAACGGAACCTCATCGACAATTCATTTACATTAACCCTTCCAACTTTTCCCTAGCCCTAGCTGGATAGAGGTTATCCACCTTCGGATACATTCATGGTCTGCATTCCATTGAGTTCATTATTTACTTTCAATGTGACCAGAGTACGAGACTCCTTTACGTGGGAATAGTAGGATGAAATCTACTAGAAATCCATAACCTCAGTCATGAAATTTTCACTTAAATCAAGCGACTTACTGCGTCGCACAAAATAATAATAAATCATCGCCTTGGTGACACCCGTATTAGCTGCAATAGTTTCAATACGAGCGTTATTCAGACCTTGTAAGGCAAATTCTTCTACTGCTGCATCTAAAATTTCTGTTTGAGTAGCTTCGCTGTCTCGACTACGAACGGACTTTTTAGAAGAGGTCTTCTTTTTTTTTGAGTCAGCCATAAACACAGAACTTTTAATTTACTTTCGCGTTAATTAGCATAGGGAGAATTTTCTTGTTATGTCAACGTTCTTGTGGAGCTTGCGGATGCAAGCTGCGTTGACTTCAGTGAGCTGATGGCAAAAGTTGACAAATCAACTAAATATCACGTAAGTTGATATTTAACTAAACATCGCGTAAGTTAGTTAATTGGGTAAAACATAGTTCTAAAAAAATGCACTTAAACAAAAAAATTTTTTGATTGGAGGAGGGATTGGAGGAGTAGCAACAGCGTTAGCTCTCCACCGTGAAGGTTTTTACCCTGTTGTTTACGAGCGTGTCAAAGAACTGAAAGAAGTAGGTGCAGGTATTGCACTCTGGGCAAACGCTACTCATGTCTTGAAAAATCTAGACTTATTGGAAGAAGCTAAAGAAGTGGGAGTTATCACTACCAACTATCAGTTCAATTCTCAAAACGGTAAAGAGCTGGTCAATGTTCCTGTAAATGGTTTTGAGCTTCCCACAATCGGTATTCATCGAGCCGATTTACACGAATTGTTGTGGCGTAGACTACCTGAGAAACAATTTATCTTAGGAGAAACTTTTGAGCGATTTTCGCTTTCTGAAAATCGAGTTTGCGCTCATTTTACTTCTGGCTTAATGGTTGAAGGAGACGCTTTCATTGGTGCTGATGGTCTGAGGTCAAAAGTAAGAAGCGAGTTATTTGGGGAACAACCACCCATTTATCGCAACTTTACGACTTGGCGAGGTTTAACGAATCATGTTCCCGATACATATCACCCTGGCTATATCAGAGAATTTTTGGGACGAGGAAAAGGGTTTGGATTTATGATGTTAGGCAAAGGTCGTATGTATTGGTATGCAGCTGCCTTAGCTCCAGAAAACCAGGCAGATGCGCCAATTGGCAGAAAAAAAGAATTAGAAAATATGTTTCAAGATTGGTTCGACTCAATTCCTGAGTTAATTGCTGCCACAGACGAAACTGATATTATTAAAACCGATCTTTATGACCGAGTACCAGCTTTACCTTGGAGCAAACAAAATATCACCTTACTGGGTGATGCCGCACATCCTACTCTCCCAACTTTAGGACAGGGTGCTTGTATGGCATTAGAAGATGCTCTGGTAGTGACTAAATGT
It encodes the following:
- a CDS encoding TetR/AcrR family transcriptional regulator, whose amino-acid sequence is MADSKKKKTSSKKSVRSRDSEATQTEILDAAVEEFALQGLNNARIETIAANTGVTKAMIYYYFVRRSKSLDLSENFMTEVMDF
- a CDS encoding FAD-dependent monooxygenase — encoded protein: MIGGGIGGVATALALHREGFYPVVYERVKELKEVGAGIALWANATHVLKNLDLLEEAKEVGVITTNYQFNSQNGKELVNVPVNGFELPTIGIHRADLHELLWRRLPEKQFILGETFERFSLSENRVCAHFTSGLMVEGDAFIGADGLRSKVRSELFGEQPPIYRNFTTWRGLTNHVPDTYHPGYIREFLGRGKGFGFMMLGKGRMYWYAAALAPENQADAPIGRKKELENMFQDWFDSIPELIAATDETDIIKTDLYDRVPALPWSKQNITLLGDAAHPTLPTLGQGACMALEDALVVTKCLLEYSSPATAFQNYESQRFSRTKSIVEQSLRSGRMGQLAHPITVKLRETLMKLMKPAIANSFKTIHAYRA